Proteins encoded within one genomic window of Chelatococcus sp. HY11:
- a CDS encoding oligopeptide/dipeptide ABC transporter ATP-binding protein, with protein MAEPILSVHDLQQHFHRRKGFLKRETTTIRAVDGISFDLIEGETLGLVGESGCGKSTTGRALVGAYRPTAGSARYRRADGQTVDLVQADPATRRAMFSEIRLVFQDPQSSLNPRMRVIDIVGEPLRNFGLARGAELRERVGQLLAQVGLRPEYIDRYPHAFSGGERQRIGIARAIATRPRLLVADEAVSALDVSIRAQILNLLVELQSSLGLTYLFISHDMSVVRRIASRVAVMYVGRIVEIAQTADIFRQPLHPYSRALLSAVPDVHRPKSAHARRIRLAGEVADPANPPSGCHFHPRCPFATDRCRTEAPALRRIGGSGEVACHHAEEIAATSPAIPLAQPAISQEGQQLWTTV; from the coding sequence ATGGCTGAACCCATCCTCTCCGTCCACGACCTGCAGCAGCATTTTCACCGCCGCAAGGGTTTTCTGAAGCGCGAGACGACGACCATCCGTGCGGTCGATGGCATCTCATTCGACCTTATAGAGGGCGAGACCCTCGGCCTTGTCGGCGAGTCCGGCTGCGGCAAGTCGACGACGGGCCGGGCGCTCGTCGGTGCCTATCGTCCGACAGCAGGCTCGGCCCGCTATCGCCGCGCCGATGGGCAGACGGTGGATCTCGTCCAGGCGGATCCGGCGACACGCCGCGCCATGTTCAGCGAGATCCGCCTCGTCTTCCAGGACCCGCAGTCCTCGCTCAATCCGCGCATGCGGGTCATCGACATCGTGGGCGAACCCTTGCGCAATTTCGGCCTCGCCAGAGGCGCAGAGCTGCGCGAGCGCGTCGGCCAGCTCCTCGCGCAGGTCGGCCTCAGGCCCGAATACATCGACCGCTATCCCCATGCCTTCTCCGGTGGCGAGCGCCAGCGCATCGGCATCGCCCGCGCCATCGCGACCCGGCCGCGCCTGCTCGTTGCCGATGAGGCCGTTTCGGCGCTCGACGTCTCCATTCGCGCGCAGATCCTCAATCTTCTGGTCGAGTTGCAGTCGAGCCTTGGTTTGACCTATCTGTTCATCTCGCATGACATGAGTGTCGTCCGGCGTATCGCATCCCGGGTCGCCGTCATGTACGTCGGCCGCATCGTCGAGATCGCCCAGACAGCGGACATCTTCCGGCAGCCGCTGCACCCCTACAGTCGGGCGTTGCTGTCGGCGGTTCCAGACGTCCACCGGCCGAAGTCAGCCCATGCGCGACGCATTCGCCTCGCGGGAGAGGTCGCCGACCCGGCCAACCCACCGTCCGGCTGTCATTTTCATCCCCGCTGCCCCTTTGCCACAGACCGCTGCCGCACCGAGGCCCCGGCCCTGCGTCGCATCGGCGGCAGCGGCGAGGTCGCCTGTCATCACGCCGAGGAGATCGCGGCCACCAGTCCCGCCATCCCCCTCGCGCAGCCCGCCATTTCCCAGGAAGGACAACAATTATGGACAACGGTTTAA
- a CDS encoding SDR family NAD(P)-dependent oxidoreductase yields the protein MDNGLKGRVVFITGAGGGIGRSIARHFGAEGSRVVATDIDAAAAERTAGEIRAAGGEADAYGLDVARRDAVFDVVGTATRKHGQIDVLVNNAGVVGLAKIEEITDAEFDRLYGVNVKGKLWCMQAAVPSMKAQNWGRIINLCSISGKTGGRLPYAHYTSSKGAVWTMTMAAAHEFAPWNINCNGVAPGSVIGTAFSKDFELSNDPEVLRATIPLARRGVPDDIAPAVVFLASEGARYITGELIDVNGGLHMD from the coding sequence ATGGACAACGGTTTAAAGGGACGTGTCGTCTTCATCACGGGCGCGGGTGGCGGCATCGGCCGCTCTATCGCGCGGCACTTCGGCGCGGAGGGATCGCGCGTCGTCGCGACCGATATCGACGCCGCCGCGGCGGAGCGCACGGCGGGCGAGATCCGCGCCGCCGGTGGCGAAGCGGACGCCTACGGGCTTGATGTCGCCAGACGCGATGCAGTCTTCGACGTGGTCGGGACAGCCACACGCAAGCACGGCCAGATCGATGTACTCGTCAACAATGCCGGTGTGGTCGGCCTTGCCAAGATCGAGGAGATCACCGATGCGGAGTTCGACCGCCTCTACGGCGTCAACGTCAAGGGCAAGCTCTGGTGCATGCAGGCCGCCGTTCCATCGATGAAGGCTCAGAACTGGGGTAGGATCATCAACCTCTGCTCCATCTCCGGCAAGACGGGCGGCCGCCTGCCCTATGCGCACTACACCTCATCGAAGGGTGCGGTGTGGACGATGACGATGGCGGCCGCGCATGAATTCGCGCCCTGGAACATCAACTGCAATGGCGTCGCGCCCGGCTCCGTCATCGGCACGGCCTTTTCCAAGGATTTTGAACTGTCCAACGATCCCGAAGTCCTGCGCGCGACCATCCCCCTCGCCCGCCGCGGCGTTCCCGACGATATCGCCCCCGCTGTCGTGTTCCTCGCATCGGAGGGCGCCCGTTATATCACCGGCGAACTCATCGATGTGAACGGCGGCCTGCATATGGATTGA
- a CDS encoding enolase C-terminal domain-like protein yields MSSLRIESIECIPVTVPIEAPILTCYGSLGSYPRVIIKIVAENGLVGYGETSARYKADTFRMFENIFKGASPWESTRLINRIKHWNYYPWQKPEPLMAGLEIACLDLVGKATGEPLHRILGGKIHNEVPVASYLFYRHANAEGYGKIHSVEDVVDFAKAQVSDYGFSALKLKGGYFPPETDRDTLYALRETFGRDMRLRLDPQGCWTPVTAIRIGRQLDAIDLEYYEDPCWNAAAMAQVRKSVTTPLATNMCVTQFEEFHPATQLGAVDVVLSDIWYWGGVRATMAADRMCHATGIDLGMHSSAELGVAWAAMIHVASAMPHMKLAIDCMNLHLADDIIVGGKIVPRNGVVTPPDGPGLGIEIDEEKLAKYGALATSGTANDRYLNPNLADSARPGWSPHSPAW; encoded by the coding sequence GTGAGCTCCCTGAGAATTGAATCGATTGAATGTATACCCGTCACGGTCCCCATCGAAGCACCTATCCTGACATGTTATGGTTCGCTCGGCTCCTATCCGCGCGTGATCATCAAGATTGTCGCTGAAAACGGGCTTGTCGGATACGGCGAGACGTCGGCACGCTACAAGGCCGATACATTCCGGATGTTTGAGAATATCTTCAAGGGTGCCAGCCCTTGGGAGTCGACGCGCCTGATCAACCGTATCAAGCACTGGAATTATTATCCCTGGCAGAAGCCGGAACCGCTGATGGCCGGGCTCGAGATCGCGTGTCTCGATCTCGTCGGCAAGGCGACTGGTGAGCCGCTGCATCGCATCCTGGGTGGCAAGATCCACAACGAGGTGCCTGTCGCGTCCTATCTCTTCTACCGACATGCGAATGCCGAAGGCTATGGCAAGATTCATTCGGTTGAAGATGTCGTCGACTTCGCCAAGGCCCAGGTTTCCGACTATGGATTTTCTGCTCTCAAGCTCAAGGGCGGCTATTTCCCGCCCGAGACCGACCGGGATACACTTTACGCGCTGCGGGAGACCTTTGGCCGGGATATGCGCCTGCGTCTCGATCCGCAGGGATGCTGGACGCCGGTAACGGCCATCCGCATCGGCCGGCAGCTTGATGCCATCGATCTTGAGTATTATGAGGACCCATGCTGGAACGCGGCGGCCATGGCCCAGGTCCGCAAGTCCGTGACCACGCCGCTCGCCACGAACATGTGCGTCACGCAGTTCGAGGAATTTCATCCGGCGACCCAGCTTGGCGCCGTCGACGTCGTGCTGAGCGACATCTGGTATTGGGGCGGCGTGCGCGCCACGATGGCGGCCGACCGCATGTGTCACGCGACCGGTATCGATCTCGGCATGCATTCCAGCGCCGAACTCGGAGTCGCCTGGGCCGCAATGATCCATGTGGCCAGCGCCATGCCGCATATGAAGCTCGCGATCGACTGCATGAATCTCCATCTGGCCGACGATATTATCGTCGGTGGCAAGATCGTGCCGCGCAATGGCGTTGTCACACCGCCAGATGGGCCCGGCCTCGGCATCGAGATCGATGAGGAAAAACTCGCCAAATACGGTGCGCTGGCCACGTCAGGCACCGCCAACGATCGCTACCTCAATCCCAATCTGGCCGATAGCGCCCGCCCCGGCTGGTCGCCGCACAGCCCTGCCTGGTAA
- a CDS encoding RraA family protein — translation MQLDNHDWPSIAERFKRLYTPAVCDVLDSYELRFQFVHHSIRPLDHRQMVAGPAFTIVGTSNSTRDQSKRMGPRVIDSFLPNVVACYDTMGDEETGVWGELWSAGAVRRGCVGAVVDGGIRDTAYIRRAGFPIFHKYCIPGDAVGRFNIVDFGCAVSIGGVRVNFGDYVFGDEDGVVIIPRELTLEVLQRSEEVCSKENRIRDAIQDDTSLADLYKKFGKF, via the coding sequence ATGCAGCTCGACAATCACGATTGGCCCTCCATCGCCGAGCGCTTCAAGCGCCTGTACACGCCGGCGGTCTGCGATGTGCTTGATTCCTACGAACTAAGGTTTCAGTTCGTGCATCACTCGATCCGGCCGCTCGACCATCGCCAGATGGTCGCGGGCCCGGCTTTCACGATCGTCGGCACGTCCAATTCAACCCGCGACCAGAGCAAGCGGATGGGTCCGCGTGTCATCGACAGCTTCCTGCCGAATGTCGTGGCCTGCTACGATACCATGGGGGACGAGGAGACTGGCGTATGGGGTGAATTATGGAGCGCCGGTGCCGTGCGGCGGGGTTGCGTCGGCGCCGTCGTTGACGGCGGCATCCGTGACACAGCCTACATCCGGCGCGCTGGCTTCCCGATCTTCCACAAATACTGCATTCCCGGCGACGCGGTTGGCCGTTTCAACATCGTCGACTTCGGCTGCGCGGTGTCCATCGGAGGGGTTCGCGTGAATTTCGGCGACTATGTCTTCGGGGATGAAGATGGCGTCGTGATTATTCCTCGCGAGTTGACGCTGGAAGTTCTCCAACGCTCGGAGGAAGTCTGCTCTAAAGAGAACCGTATCCGTGACGCCATCCAGGACGATACGTCCCTGGCGGATCTCTATAAGAAATTCGGCAAGTTCTGA
- a CDS encoding NAD(P)-dependent oxidoreductase codes for MMTPNIRSILVTGAAGLLGRAVVPTLHSAGHRVVALDRVEGPVPDGVRPVVDDLSDRGRLEHLLDGIDTVVHCAAYATPQAAREEVVFAGNVTATTNILLAAEATGISRFVYASSQSALGLAYAPRIIPPDSLPVDETHPCRPREGYALSKLVGEQICAMVAARSSVTVTALRFPVIWTAERFAEHTAKRLGDPAQAAKSQWAYVDVRDAARACRLAIDRGGQEGFALYNIAAPWPFAMPEAETTLATVYGELPRLAGWHPGQAVLSPEKARRELDFVAEWRWTPDAIERIVPA; via the coding sequence ATGATGACGCCAAATATCCGCAGCATCCTTGTCACGGGCGCCGCCGGATTACTCGGCCGCGCGGTGGTCCCGACCCTACATTCCGCGGGTCATCGGGTCGTCGCGCTCGATCGCGTCGAAGGCCCCGTTCCGGATGGCGTGCGCCCTGTTGTGGACGACCTCAGCGACCGCGGACGGCTGGAGCATCTGCTGGATGGTATCGACACCGTCGTTCACTGCGCCGCCTATGCGACGCCGCAGGCCGCCCGCGAGGAGGTCGTGTTCGCGGGCAATGTCACCGCGACGACGAACATCCTGCTCGCGGCGGAAGCGACCGGTATCAGCCGCTTCGTCTATGCCTCAAGCCAGTCGGCGCTGGGGTTGGCCTATGCGCCACGGATCATCCCGCCCGACAGTCTGCCCGTCGACGAGACGCACCCCTGCCGCCCGCGCGAAGGCTATGCGCTGAGCAAGCTCGTTGGCGAACAGATCTGCGCCATGGTCGCCGCGCGCTCTAGCGTCACCGTCACAGCACTACGCTTCCCCGTGATCTGGACCGCCGAGCGGTTCGCCGAACACACCGCTAAACGCCTCGGAGACCCGGCACAGGCGGCCAAGAGCCAATGGGCCTATGTGGATGTACGCGATGCCGCGCGTGCCTGCCGGCTTGCCATCGACCGTGGCGGGCAAGAGGGTTTCGCGCTCTACAACATCGCCGCCCCGTGGCCCTTCGCCATGCCCGAGGCGGAAACTACGCTCGCCACGGTCTATGGTGAGCTTCCAAGGCTCGCGGGCTGGCATCCCGGACAAGCCGTCCTCTCGCCTGAGAAGGCACGCCGGGAACTCGACTTCGTCGCGGAATGGCGATGGACGCCCGACGCGATAGAGCGCATCGTGCCCGCATAA
- a CDS encoding helix-turn-helix transcriptional regulator, translating into MSSFADTVHEAPVAWPPPKRLKPMAGLSPDGMAPRAITPAEVTERLSSRLRDLVGPGRRWSYAEISARTLIDIRTLKAYVRGTACPNLAKYKRLVVVMGPEVAMDLNRMLGWTPRIGNDPPEALDLNALETALLRADQALTQLHRSPPRGSKPATPQSGLAAARAADTLPEFAQSLHAQDITPTAIAARLSYRLKRMLNADGGRSISDIAEATGISRGVIEAYVAGTACPNLARYFRLERVLGQELGIEFALMLGWTPRFHATRDIADPVIADLHDRVRACLHTLARIKDAGEGSSLSGRP; encoded by the coding sequence ATGTCGTCTTTCGCCGACACCGTTCATGAGGCGCCCGTCGCCTGGCCTCCGCCCAAACGCCTGAAACCCATGGCCGGCCTGTCGCCCGACGGCATGGCGCCACGCGCGATCACGCCCGCCGAGGTCACTGAGCGCCTGTCCAGCCGGCTGCGTGACCTCGTGGGGCCCGGGCGGCGCTGGAGCTACGCCGAAATCTCGGCGCGCACCCTGATCGACATACGCACACTGAAAGCCTATGTGCGGGGAACCGCCTGCCCCAATCTCGCCAAGTACAAGAGGCTCGTGGTCGTCATGGGCCCCGAGGTCGCCATGGACCTCAACCGCATGCTGGGGTGGACGCCGCGCATCGGCAATGACCCGCCCGAGGCTCTCGACCTCAATGCGCTGGAGACGGCGCTCCTGCGCGCTGACCAGGCCTTGACGCAATTGCACCGCTCACCGCCGCGGGGATCGAAACCTGCGACGCCGCAATCCGGCCTCGCGGCCGCGCGCGCGGCCGACACGCTGCCTGAATTCGCGCAAAGCCTGCATGCGCAGGACATCACGCCGACAGCCATCGCGGCAAGACTGAGCTACCGTTTGAAGCGCATGCTGAACGCCGACGGTGGCCGTTCCATTAGCGACATCGCCGAGGCGACGGGTATATCCCGCGGGGTCATCGAGGCTTATGTTGCCGGTACGGCCTGCCCCAATCTCGCGCGCTATTTCCGCCTGGAACGTGTCCTCGGCCAGGAACTCGGCATAGAATTCGCTCTGATGCTCGGCTGGACGCCACGCTTTCATGCCACCCGCGATATCGCGGACCCTGTCATCGCCGATCTGCACGACCGCGTCCGCGCCTGCCTCCACACGCTCGCCCGCATCAAGGATGCGGGCGAAGGTTCATCACTCAGCGGCCGCCCGTAG
- a CDS encoding SDR family oxidoreductase, with protein MRPVAIVTAGSHGIGAGICPVLGRNGWDVAVNYNTSRAAAEEVAVAVRDAGGRAIAVQADVTDETAVVAMFQRVDAELGPVSGLVNNAGGGKIVLGPDGARVEDATADEMHAIMALNVVSTMLCTREAVRRMSTRHGGKGGSIVNISSDCARRGGPTSRKATAEGLVLYAAAKAAVDGFTLNAAVEVGGEGIRINAVRPATVMTPAHDVDGPGHYERMGRIIPMGRPGRPEEIAEVVLFLLSERSSFVTGAFIDATGGR; from the coding sequence ATGAGACCTGTCGCCATTGTCACCGCCGGTAGCCACGGGATCGGCGCGGGCATCTGCCCGGTCCTCGGCCGCAATGGCTGGGATGTTGCCGTGAACTACAATACCTCCCGCGCCGCGGCAGAAGAGGTGGCGGTGGCCGTTCGTGATGCGGGCGGCCGCGCCATCGCCGTCCAGGCCGATGTGACGGATGAGACGGCCGTCGTCGCCATGTTCCAGCGGGTGGACGCCGAGCTTGGTCCGGTCTCTGGCCTCGTCAACAACGCCGGCGGCGGGAAGATCGTCCTTGGTCCCGATGGCGCGCGCGTGGAGGACGCAACGGCTGATGAGATGCACGCCATCATGGCCCTCAATGTGGTGTCCACCATGCTCTGCACCCGTGAGGCGGTGCGCCGGATGTCGACACGCCACGGCGGCAAGGGCGGTTCCATCGTCAATATCTCCTCGGATTGCGCCCGACGCGGCGGACCGACGAGCCGCAAGGCAACGGCGGAGGGGTTGGTGCTCTATGCCGCGGCAAAGGCGGCGGTTGACGGCTTCACCCTCAACGCGGCCGTGGAGGTTGGGGGCGAGGGCATTCGCATCAACGCGGTGAGGCCGGCAACGGTCATGACGCCGGCCCATGATGTGGACGGCCCGGGCCATTATGAGCGCATGGGACGGATCATTCCGATGGGCCGGCCGGGCCGTCCGGAGGAAATCGCCGAGGTCGTCCTGTTTCTCCTGTCCGAGCGGTCATCCTTTGTGACAGGCGCCTTCATCGATGCTACGGGCGGCCGCTGA
- a CDS encoding sugar ABC transporter permease, whose protein sequence is MALPDTADYWSNRPSKPLVIPRRRRFVSVDEMRAYGFIIPLVVLEILFVVTPLVIGFYYSLYRVDYFELTSFRGSDNYWRVLTSSMVLQSLAATAIFAIGALVLTLSVGMGLALYLEQDTRWNIFSRAAALVPYVISMLVGSLLLRWIFSTDSGLVAATLGPFGLGDATILADPRAAMGALIFNAGWRDSAFAMILLLAGLKSIPPQLHAAARVDGASTWYRFRHITLPLMRIPILIAVVRLLIHFVNVLTFALVLTGGGPNGATQTMGLAMYRLGFLDARIGEANALAILVFLFNIVLIGINVALFSERRRSAS, encoded by the coding sequence ATGGCCCTGCCAGACACGGCAGATTATTGGAGCAACCGACCATCGAAGCCGCTCGTGATTCCACGGCGGCGGCGGTTTGTCTCCGTCGACGAGATGCGCGCCTATGGCTTCATCATTCCGCTGGTTGTGCTCGAAATCCTGTTCGTCGTCACACCGCTGGTGATTGGCTTTTACTACAGCCTCTACCGTGTCGACTATTTCGAGCTGACGTCCTTTCGCGGCTCTGACAATTACTGGCGCGTCCTGACATCTTCGATGGTTCTGCAAAGTCTTGCCGCAACGGCGATCTTCGCCATAGGCGCGCTGGTCTTGACGCTGTCTGTCGGCATGGGCCTTGCCCTCTATCTGGAGCAGGACACACGGTGGAATATCTTCTCACGTGCCGCGGCGCTGGTGCCTTACGTCATCTCGATGCTCGTGGGATCCCTGCTGCTACGCTGGATCTTCTCCACGGATTCAGGACTGGTTGCCGCGACGCTCGGGCCCTTCGGACTTGGCGACGCGACGATTCTGGCCGACCCCAGGGCGGCGATGGGCGCGCTCATCTTCAATGCCGGCTGGCGTGACAGTGCCTTCGCCATGATCCTGCTGCTGGCCGGTCTGAAGAGCATTCCGCCGCAGCTGCATGCCGCCGCCCGCGTCGATGGCGCGAGCACCTGGTACCGCTTCCGCCATATCACGCTGCCGCTGATGCGCATTCCCATCCTCATCGCGGTGGTGCGCCTGCTCATCCATTTCGTCAATGTGTTGACCTTTGCGCTGGTGTTGACCGGCGGCGGCCCGAATGGTGCGACACAGACGATGGGGCTCGCCATGTACCGGCTCGGTTTTCTCGACGCACGCATCGGCGAAGCCAACGCACTCGCCATTCTCGTGTTCCTGTTCAACATCGTGCTGATCGGCATCAATGTCGCGCTGTTCAGCGAACGCCGTCGGAGCGCTTCGTGA
- a CDS encoding carbohydrate ABC transporter permease, with protein sequence MAASAKATIPLWKRRQRTRLLVRRAINVAIALVALFPVLWGLSTSFKTASELALFPPTLLPAHPTLEHYALLFRTGIERYMLNSVILSIATVLGCLAFGSLAAYAMARIKFRGSNMLLLAIVALMSIPLPSLLVPTFTFLAQLGLLDSLTGLALLYTAYQLPIAVWVLYGYFLTIPIELEYAARVDGYSRFATLRKVILPLSGPGLVAAGLFVVTFAWNDFVVAVAMTSSDAVRTLPVAIYGYLGFYGREWGPLTASAILSTIPVIVVFIAFQRFFLGGMTSGGVKS encoded by the coding sequence ATGGCGGCTTCAGCAAAGGCTACGATCCCGCTTTGGAAGCGCCGTCAGCGGACACGACTGCTGGTGCGCCGCGCCATCAACGTCGCGATAGCGCTCGTCGCGCTGTTCCCCGTACTTTGGGGGTTATCAACCTCCTTCAAGACGGCATCCGAGCTTGCCCTGTTTCCGCCAACACTGTTGCCCGCCCATCCGACACTGGAGCACTACGCGCTTCTATTTCGCACGGGCATAGAGCGTTACATGCTGAACAGTGTCATACTGTCGATAGCGACGGTTCTCGGCTGCCTGGCCTTTGGCAGCCTTGCGGCCTATGCCATGGCGCGGATCAAATTTCGGGGGAGCAACATGCTGCTTCTGGCGATCGTCGCGCTCATGAGCATACCCCTGCCATCCCTGCTGGTTCCAACCTTCACCTTCCTTGCGCAGCTCGGGCTTCTCGACAGCCTGACAGGCCTTGCCCTTCTCTACACGGCCTATCAATTGCCGATCGCCGTCTGGGTCCTCTATGGATATTTCCTCACCATCCCGATCGAGCTCGAATATGCGGCGCGCGTCGACGGCTATTCGCGGTTCGCGACCTTGCGCAAGGTCATCCTGCCGTTGTCAGGGCCTGGCCTCGTCGCCGCCGGGCTGTTCGTGGTGACATTCGCCTGGAACGACTTTGTGGTCGCCGTGGCGATGACATCCTCCGATGCGGTGAGAACGCTCCCCGTCGCAATCTATGGCTATCTCGGCTTCTACGGCCGGGAATGGGGGCCGCTCACCGCCTCCGCCATTCTCTCCACCATTCCCGTCATCGTCGTGTTCATTGCCTTCCAGCGCTTTTTCCTGGGCGGGATGACGAGCGGCGGCGTCAAGAGCTGA
- a CDS encoding ABC transporter ATP-binding protein: MITSVQFRNVTKRFGSMEALSSLDLKVEPGEFVSLLGPSGSGKSTTLGLLAGLIEADEGEILIGDRIVNDIGPEDRDIAMVFQNYALYPHMTVFENLAFPLRARGRRRPEQEIESRISAVAHALGLPDLLHRYPRELSGGQQQRVALGRAMIREPKVFLLDEPLSNLDARLRIRMRHDIKALHAAIGSTIVYVTHDQAEALSMSSRIAVFDRGKLQQYAPPFEIYNRPANIFVANFVGERETLFLEGSIETSPAPHFLCRGEALPLGSGVADFGAVAGRPLKLGLRAEAVTLVSAATPGAFPITVSQIELSGPDVIVYAMTNAGIALCCRVPSSYPVTRGDHLHAALLPAAVHLFDPETGAAVPVPEKDVGFGGGNQPAHLEKTYGQVVERTA, from the coding sequence ATGATCACATCCGTCCAGTTTCGCAACGTGACAAAGCGCTTCGGTTCCATGGAAGCTCTGTCCAGCCTCGATCTCAAGGTCGAGCCCGGTGAGTTCGTCTCCTTGCTCGGCCCTTCCGGCTCCGGCAAGTCGACGACGCTCGGGCTTCTTGCAGGGCTCATCGAGGCCGACGAGGGCGAAATTCTCATCGGTGATCGCATCGTCAACGATATCGGGCCCGAAGACCGGGACATAGCCATGGTCTTCCAGAACTACGCACTCTATCCTCATATGACTGTCTTCGAGAACCTCGCCTTTCCTCTGCGAGCTCGTGGGCGACGGCGCCCGGAGCAGGAGATCGAGAGCCGCATCAGCGCCGTCGCCCACGCGCTCGGCCTGCCGGACCTTCTGCATCGCTATCCCCGGGAATTGTCAGGCGGACAGCAGCAACGCGTCGCACTCGGCCGGGCCATGATACGGGAGCCAAAAGTCTTTCTTCTGGACGAGCCCCTGTCGAACCTCGATGCGCGATTGCGCATCCGCATGCGCCACGACATCAAGGCATTGCACGCGGCCATCGGCTCAACAATCGTCTATGTCACGCACGACCAGGCAGAAGCCCTGTCAATGTCGTCGCGCATTGCCGTCTTCGACAGAGGCAAGCTTCAGCAATACGCGCCACCCTTCGAGATATACAATCGCCCGGCGAATATATTCGTGGCCAATTTCGTTGGAGAGCGCGAAACCCTCTTTCTTGAGGGAAGCATAGAGACAAGCCCCGCTCCCCACTTCCTCTGCCGTGGCGAAGCTCTGCCGCTTGGGAGCGGCGTTGCGGATTTCGGCGCCGTCGCGGGACGGCCCCTAAAGCTCGGACTTCGCGCCGAGGCGGTCACGCTGGTATCGGCGGCAACGCCGGGCGCTTTTCCCATCACGGTCTCCCAGATCGAACTCTCGGGCCCAGATGTCATCGTCTATGCGATGACCAATGCCGGCATCGCGCTGTGCTGTCGTGTACCATCAAGCTATCCGGTGACGCGTGGTGACCATCTTCACGCCGCTCTTCTGCCTGCGGCCGTGCACCTGTTCGATCCGGAAACCGGCGCGGCGGTTCCGGTGCCCGAAAAGGACGTCGGATTTGGTGGCGGGAACCAACCCGCGCATCTGGAAAAAACCTACGGCCAAGTCGTCGAAAGAACGGCGTGA
- a CDS encoding extracellular solute-binding protein, with protein sequence MSAQQSRALRSRAVAFAGIFASLIVAQPLAAQTTVTMWTFLDPNKTSPREVALKEIIAGFEASNPSIKIKVEPQDFAQMPPKFFLGHRTGGNPDLVWIDAKNLGGLSQSGAGADLNALAVNAWSQAERDDFFVKAGWNAALKDGKLMAMPLFHGASVIYYRKDLLKAAGIDPATLTSWDALAAAAKKLTTDKDGDGRVDVWGFGMPLAAIKTESTPVLIGMLDQEGGPFNACKANYATPEGIKSLTFTTDLITKDKVTPQEALVQNVDDITEQFTAGRYAMAITSNLRFSVIAKAAAFGGDNIGIIAWPSWSGKKPAPMPVSGWWIAAWQKSPHLAEASKFIDYLASREAIGKWMTVGGQVPIRKSLLDSPFLKQPANGWMTTMVDAWSTSSWMEPTECNTRTLQSALNEAVSRVILDKVEPKAALQEAERKFADAQ encoded by the coding sequence ATGTCAGCTCAACAGTCGCGTGCTTTACGATCCCGTGCGGTGGCGTTTGCTGGCATTTTTGCCAGTCTCATCGTCGCGCAACCACTCGCGGCCCAGACGACCGTCACGATGTGGACATTCCTTGATCCCAACAAGACCTCGCCGCGCGAGGTGGCGCTGAAGGAGATCATCGCGGGCTTTGAGGCATCCAATCCCTCAATCAAGATAAAGGTCGAGCCGCAAGACTTCGCGCAGATGCCGCCAAAGTTCTTCCTTGGCCACCGCACGGGCGGTAATCCCGATCTGGTCTGGATCGATGCGAAGAACCTCGGCGGCCTCTCACAATCCGGCGCGGGCGCTGATCTGAACGCGCTGGCCGTGAACGCATGGTCGCAGGCCGAGCGCGACGACTTCTTCGTGAAAGCGGGATGGAATGCCGCGCTGAAAGACGGCAAGCTCATGGCCATGCCGCTCTTCCACGGTGCCAGCGTCATCTATTATCGCAAGGATCTGCTCAAGGCCGCCGGCATCGACCCTGCCACTCTCACGAGTTGGGACGCGCTGGCTGCCGCCGCAAAGAAGCTGACCACCGACAAGGACGGCGATGGCCGCGTGGATGTCTGGGGCTTCGGCATGCCGCTTGCCGCCATCAAGACGGAAAGCACGCCGGTGCTCATCGGCATGCTGGACCAGGAGGGCGGCCCCTTCAATGCCTGCAAAGCGAACTATGCCACCCCTGAAGGCATCAAGTCACTGACCTTCACGACAGACCTCATCACCAAGGACAAGGTCACGCCGCAGGAAGCGCTCGTCCAGAACGTGGACGATATCACCGAGCAATTCACGGCCGGGCGCTACGCCATGGCAATCACCTCCAACCTCCGCTTCAGCGTGATCGCGAAGGCAGCGGCCTTCGGTGGCGACAATATCGGCATCATCGCCTGGCCGTCGTGGTCGGGCAAAAAGCCGGCGCCCATGCCCGTATCCGGCTGGTGGATCGCCGCCTGGCAGAAATCGCCGCACCTGGCGGAGGCGAGCAAGTTCATCGATTATCTCGCCAGCAGGGAGGCGATCGGAAAATGGATGACGGTCGGCGGGCAGGTGCCGATCCGTAAATCGCTGTTGGACAGCCCATTCCTCAAGCAACCCGCAAACGGGTGGATGACCACCATGGTCGATGCCTGGAGCACGTCGAGCTGGATGGAGCCCACGGAGTGCAACACCCGCACTCTCCAGTCCGCGCTGAATGAAGCGGTCAGCCGCGTCATCCTCGACAAGGTCGAGCCAAAGGCGGCCCTTCAGGAGGCCGAGCGCAAGTTCGCCGACGCTCAATAG